A single window of Malus sylvestris chromosome 5, drMalSylv7.2, whole genome shotgun sequence DNA harbors:
- the LOC126624626 gene encoding protein SMALL AUXIN UP-REGULATED RNA 12-like, with protein sequence MSPAISKCNKLRRIVRIRQMLQRWHKKARLTAAPAPSDVPSGHVAICVGSSCKRFIVRATYLNHPIFQKLLVQAEEEYGFANQGPLVIPCDELFFEEVLRVLARSESGNSGRFLSIEDLQRRCHVDALNQLQYLSESRPLLGGFADKSVC encoded by the coding sequence ATGTCGCCGGCAATCAGCAAATGCAACAAACTCCGACGCATAGTCAGAATCCGTCAAATGCTACAGCGCTGGCACAAGAAGGCGCGCCTCACGGCCGCACCCGCGCCGTCCGACGTCCCCTCGGGACACGTGGCGATCTGCGTAGGTAGCAGCTGCAAGCGGTTTATAGTGCGCGCGACGTACCTGAACCACCCCATCTTCCAGAAGCTTCTAGTACAGGCCGAAGAGGAGTACGGCTTCGCCAACCAAGGCCCCTTGGTCATCCCGTGCGACGAGTTGTTTTTCGAAGAGGTTCTTCGGGTCCTGGCCCGGTCCGAGTCTGGTAACTCCGGCCGGTTCTTGAGCATCGAGGATCTCCAGAGACGCTGCCACGTTGATGCTCTGAATCAGCTCCAGTATTTGAGTGAATCTCGGCCGTTGCTTGGAGGGTTTGCTGATAAATCTGtatgttaa